In the Helicoverpa armigera isolate CAAS_96S chromosome 15, ASM3070526v1, whole genome shotgun sequence genome, one interval contains:
- the LOC110379967 gene encoding pyroglutamyl-peptidase 1 has translation MCFYPILFGRKFREPKRVLITGFGPYQHVPHNRSWEGVSSMDKNYIETKNQIILLKEEIAVRYLDVDLVVPALWRGFLPDLTIHVGVADTKTFRLETNARNTGYYIPDIEAKMPRSKEIVPGGRAKITTTLDVELICEEFNRKPPGPGLKASVSHDAESYLCEYIYYTSLCRGPALFVHIPPEMYSRDEVAQGIQRILELCLKHI, from the exons ATGTGTTTCTATCCTATATTATTTGGAAGGAAGTTTCGTGAACCTAAAAGAGTATTAATTACTGGGTTTGGACCTTACCAACATGTTCCACATAATCGTAGTTGGGAAGGCGTATCGTCCATGGACAAGAACTACATTGAGAcgaaaaatcaaataatactgTTGAAGGAGGAAATAGCAGTACGGTATCTTGATGTGGATTTGGTGGTCCCGGCGCTGTGGCGAGGTTTTCTACCCGAT ttgACGATCCACGTTGGTGTGGCTGACACTAAAACCTTTCGTCTAGAAACAAACGCACGCAACACTGGTTACTACATACCAGATATTGAAGCGAAAATGCCCCGATCCAAGGAGATCGTGCCCGGAGGCCGTGCGAAGATAACCACGACTCTTGACGTGGAGTTAATCTGCGAGGAATTTAATAGGAAACCACCTGGACCAGGACTGAAGGCATCTGTTTCACATGATGCTGAATc GTATCTCTGTGAGTACATCTACTACACATCGCTGTGTCGGGGCCCGGCTCTATTCGTTCACATTCCGCCAGAAATGTACTCGCGCGATGAAGTAGCTCAAGGCATTCAACGTATCTTAGAATTGTGtctaaaacatatataa
- the LOC110379962 gene encoding pyroglutamyl-peptidase 1, with translation MMNALPPVCLLKNECDGEPKRVLITGFGPFKGVPYNLSWGGVASMDDRKFEVENNIIILRKKIGVRYCEVDCKIPKLWRRFQPELAIHVGVHPTATTFLLETNARKGGYFNPDIKQRTPRSYEAKSGDSPQKTTTFNVKTICELFNEYPPAPKLKAKVSHDAGQYLCEYIYYTSLCRGPALFVHIPQHKYTAEEVALGLQRILELCLINQLSDEIMV, from the exons ATGATGAACGCACTCCCCCctgtttgtttattgaaaaacGAGTGTGATGGAGAGCCTAAAAGAGTTTTGATTACCGGATTCGGACCTTTCAAAGGCGTTCCATACAATCTGAGTTGGGGAGGAGTGGCGAGTATGGATGACAGAAAATTTGAGGtggaaaataacataataatattgaggaaaaaaataggagtaCGATATTGTGAAGTTGATTGTAAAATCCCCAAGCTGTGGCGCCGCTTCCAGCCTGAA TTGGCGATTCACGTTGGCGTACACCCCACAGCTACAACTTTTCTTTTAGAAACAAATGCACGTAAGGGTGGGTACTTTAACCCGGACATTAAGCAGCGAACACCACGTTCCTATGAGGCCAAGTCTGGAGACAGTCCACAGAAAACAACCACATTTAATGTGAAGACAATCTGCGAGCTATTTAATGAATATCCACCCGCACCAAAACTGAAGGCCAAAGTTTCACACGACGCTGGACA GTATCTCTGTGAGTACATCTACTACACATCGCTGTGTCGAGGCCCGGCTCTATTCGTTCACATTCCACAACACAAGTATACGGCAGAAGAAGTAGCTCTGGGATTGCAACGTATCTTAGAATTATGTCTTATAAACCAACTTTCCGACGAAATAATGGTCTAA
- the LOC110379972 gene encoding uncharacterized protein LOC110379972 — protein sequence MSAELDPVVHHSPAMSVAETVLRKVLDKIIEDLKYKHADLSLNRLNSGGANYTSALFAATVTAPQHDTLKLFAKVADVSGILREKMHIDIMFKTEHFVYSDLVKVYERIEDSHNISPEHRFIFPKFFGSHNVEGEETIVMEDLTAEGYGTYSRFKCIDWEHAAAAVEYLARFHALSFAYRKDDPENFAKDVESLKPNEADQNEANEGMKETWKKMVSAGIQVTKEEHRDKLLKILEATNGREVFLKFRASLSTPVLCHGDYRVSNLLFRRQNGRLQPIVVDYQTVHSGSPAADLLYLEFMGTDQQFRKEYHGKLLDHYYKELTAALDRFGIDVNEVYPRATLDKELKQLAPIALVIAMVVLPLVLVEAEHAPHMGGIKEMSDFAISPGELFAARYSGLVSDCVAWGFI from the exons ATGTCTGCCGAACTCGATCCAGTCGTGCATCACTCGCCAGCCATGTCGGTCGCGGAGACTGTGTTACGTAAAGTTCTCGACAAAATCATCGAAGATCTCAAATATAAACATGCGGACTTATCGCTGAATCGGTTAAATAGTGGGGGTGCAAACTACACCTCGGCCTTATTCGCAGCCACCGTCACAGCACCACAACATGACACCTTAAAACTCTTCGCCAAAGTAGCAGATGTTAGTGGCATACTTAGAGAAAAAATGCATATCGACATCATGTTCAAAACTGAGCACTTCGTGTACTCAGATCTGGTGAAAGTGTACGAGAGGATCGAAGACAGTCACAACATCAGCCCGGAGCATCGGTTCATATTCCCGAAGTTCTTCGGCAGCCACAACGTTGAGGGTGAAGAGACGATTGTGATGGAGGACCTGACGGCAGAAGGCTACGGCACTTACAGCAGATTTAAGTGCATAGACTGGGAGCACGCAGCCGCTGCAGTAGAGTACCTGGCGAGGTTCCACGCGTTATCATTCGCTTATCGGAAAGATGACCCTGAGAACTTCGCCAAAGACGTTGAATCGTTGAAGCCTAATGAGGCTGATCAAAATGAAGCAAACGAAGGGATGAAGGAAACTTGGAAGAAGATGGTATCAGCTGGTATTCAAGTGACGAAAGAGGAACATAGAgataaattactaaaaatacTAGAAGCGACTAATGGTCGCGAAGTGTTTTTAAAGTTCAGGGCTTCGCTGAGCACTCCAGTGCTTTGTCATGGTGACTACAGAGTTAGCAACTTATTATTCCGACGAcag AATGGCCGCTTACAACCGATCGTGGTGGACTACCAGACTGTCCACTCGGGCTCGCCAGCCGCAGACCTGCTGTACTTGGAGTTCATGGGCACAGACCAGCAGTTCCGCAAGGAGTACCATGGGAAACTCCTGGACCACTACTATAAGGAACTGACTGCAGCATTGGACAGGTTCGGCATCGATGTCAATGAGGTGTACCCCAGGGCGACGCTTGATAAGGAGCTTAAGCAG TTGGCGCCAATAGCGTTGGTGATCGCGATGGTGGTGCTGCCTCTGGTCCTGGTGGAAGCCGAGCATGCCCCCCACATGGGCGGCATCAAGGAGATGTCGGACTTCGCCATCTCGCCAGGAGAACTCTTCGCTGCGAGGTATAGCGGCCTCGTCAGCGACTGTGTAGCGTGGGGATTTATTTAG
- the LOC110379975 gene encoding uncharacterized protein LOC110379975, whose translation MEDIPEHLKGLLHKIAKEQNFVDYEVNIKPISSGGANYTSWLYTASITEGTRTLRLFAKVAAIGEKMRAQAPKMYDTERYCYTQLVHIYERLQEEHRVPPDQRLAFSPFYGCNPERFQETIVLADLVAAGYEPYDRFRTIDLPYAETAITELAKMHAASMAYAKYHPEDFVEILEKVRFEWAMDDPGMKAYMENLISTATSNVNEENKAKFAKYFAELDMDAFMALFKSSRREVLGHGDYRPSNLMHKILDDGKVDIKIVDLQTLQGGSPIIDLLYFIFTGSDEQFRAKYFDRLVEHYYSQLSAAMKRFNLNPQEIFSKEDFEQELKEKLPFGLTLATFILPLVTVETEHAPKVDENMDFQDFNIQNTNDLYKQRLNGVVNDYVKWGILKE comes from the exons ATGGAAGATATCCCAGAGCATTTGAAGGGTCTGCTCCACAAGATAGCAAAGGAGCAAAACTTTGTTGATTATGAGGTGAACATAAAGCCGATTTCGAGTGGTGGCGCCAACTACACGTCGTGGCTGTATACGGCCAGCATCACGGAGGGCACGCGCACGCTGCGCCTCTTCGCGAAGGTGGCGGCCATCGGGGAGAAGATGCGCGCGCAGGCACCTAAGATGTATGACACGGAGCGCTACTGCTACACACAGCTCGTGCACATTTACGAGCGGCTGCAGGAAGAACATCGCGTGCCGCCCGACCAGCGGTTGGCCTTCAGCCCGTTCTACGGCTGTAACCCCGAGCGCTTCCAGGAAACCATCGTGCTAGCCGACCTGGTGGCGGCCGGCTACGAGCCCTACGACCGCTTCCGCACCATCGACTTGCCTTACGCGGAAACTGCAATCACGGAATTAGCCAAAATGCACGCCGCGTCCATGGCGTATGCAAAATATCATCCAGAAGACTTTGTCGAAATATTGGAAAAAGTGAGGTTTGAATGGGCGATGGACGATCCAGGTATGAAGGCTTACATGGAAAACCTCATCAGTACAGCAACTAGTAATGTGAACGAAGAGAACAAGGCTAAGTTTGCGAAGTACTTCGCTGAGCTAGACATGGATGCGTTCATGGCTCTGTTCAAGAGCAGTCGGAGAGAGGTGTTGGGTCATGGTGACTACAGGCCCAGCAACCTCATGCATAAGATACTTGAC GACGGCAAAGTGGACATTAAGATAGTGGACCTCCAGACCCTGCAGGGTGGTAGCCCCATCATCGATCTGCTGTACTTCATCTTCACGGGGTCCGACGAGCAGTTCCGCGCGAAGTACTTCGACCGGCTCGTGGAGCACTACTACTCGCAGCTCAGCGCCGCCATGAAGAGGTTTAACCTCAACCCTCAAGAAATATTCTCAAAGGAAGATTTTGAACAAGAACTTAAAGAG AAACTGCCGTTCGGGCTGACCCTAGCCACATTTATCTTACCCTTAGTGACTGTGGAGACAGAACATGCTCCGAAGGTAGATGAGAATATGGACTTCCAAGATTTCAACATTCAGAATACCAATGACCTGTATAAGCAGAGATTGAATGGAGTGGTCAACGATTATGTCAAGTGGGGTATTCTGAAGGAGTGA